Proteins encoded by one window of Bacillus sp. DTU_2020_1000418_1_SI_GHA_SEK_038:
- a CDS encoding response regulator transcription factor, translating into MTTKIVIIDDHQLFREGVKRILDFEKSFTVVAEGDDGCEALALVEKHQPDVVIMDINMPTTNGVEATRQLIEKYPESKVIILSIHDDENYVSHALKTGASGYLLKEMDADALIEAVKVVAEGGSYLHPKVTHNLVNEYRRLALEESGKGGGYTQRVEIRRPLHLLTRRECEVLQLLADGKSNRGIGEAIFISEKTVKNHVSNILQKMNVNDRTQAVVVAIKNGWVEVR; encoded by the coding sequence TTGACTACAAAGATTGTCATAATCGATGACCACCAGTTGTTTAGAGAAGGCGTAAAGAGAATACTAGATTTTGAAAAATCGTTTACGGTTGTTGCTGAAGGCGATGACGGATGCGAGGCGTTAGCACTTGTAGAAAAACATCAGCCAGACGTTGTAATCATGGATATTAATATGCCTACAACAAACGGAGTAGAAGCAACGAGACAGTTAATTGAGAAATATCCAGAATCAAAGGTCATTATTCTATCGATTCACGATGATGAAAACTATGTTTCACATGCCCTAAAAACTGGCGCTAGTGGATACTTATTGAAAGAAATGGATGCTGATGCATTAATCGAGGCTGTAAAGGTTGTCGCGGAAGGCGGATCCTACCTGCATCCAAAGGTTACTCATAATTTGGTGAATGAATATCGCCGTCTCGCACTTGAAGAGTCAGGTAAGGGTGGGGGCTACACACAAAGAGTAGAAATTCGCCGCCCGCTTCACTTACTAACTCGCCGCGAATGCGAAGTTCTTCAGCTGCTTGCTGACGGAAAAAGCAACCGCGGTATCGGCGAAGCCATCTTCATCAGTGAAAAAACAGTTAAAAACCACGTGAGTAACATACTTCAAAAGATGAATGTTAACGACCGTACTCAAGCCGTTGTCGTAGCGATCAAAAATGGCTGGGTGGAAGTCCGATAA
- the sda gene encoding sporulation histidine kinase inhibitor Sda: MESLAYLTDTILINTYLKAIEQKLDPYFIQLLLAEIEERGLKVEDSRAIYF, translated from the coding sequence ATGGAAAGTTTAGCTTATTTGACAGATACCATTCTTATTAATACGTACCTTAAAGCAATTGAACAAAAACTTGATCCCTACTTTATTCAACTATTACTTGCTGAAATAGAAGAGAGAGGTCTAAAGGTAGAGGACAGCCGAGCCATATATTTTTAA